From the genome of Triticum aestivum cultivar Chinese Spring chromosome 3B, IWGSC CS RefSeq v2.1, whole genome shotgun sequence, one region includes:
- the LOC123066594 gene encoding BTB/POZ and MATH domain-containing protein 1, with translation MSAAAGKPSRSASAIIASTASGYHLLKIDGYSRTKGVPSGEKIKSRPFTLGGHRWHIDYHPNGQKPEYADYISLFLVLDDNVTSAVKAQHKFGFADEVTNQAPSLVSTTVNSYSSQKGWGNATFIRRADLEKSEHLKDDSFTIRCDIVVISDYRAEDLPEDTPATFVSVAPSDLHQHLGDLLKTEKGADVVFEVGGHTFAAHRCVLAARSPVFSAELFGGMKEGDTAGVVRIDEMEADVFKALLCFAYTDSLLVTENEDEDEDVICQHLLVAADRYNMERLKSICEEKLCKYINAGTITTILTLAEQHHCEGLKKACLNFLRSPANLRALLDSDGFDHLSRSCPSVIKNLIAMSSLV, from the coding sequence ATGTCGGCCGCCGCCGGCAAGCCGTCCCGATCCGCCTCCGCCATCATTGCCTCCACCGCGAGCGGGTACCACCTCCTCAAGATCGATGGCTACTCCCGCACCAAGGGCGTCCCCTCCGGAGAGAAGATAAAGTCCCGCCCTTTCACCCTCGGAGGACATCGATGGCACATCGATTACCATCCCAACGGCCAGAAACCAGAGTACGCAGACTAcatatcccttttccttgttcttgaTGACAATGTCACCTCGGCGGTGAAGGCGCAACACAAATTCGGTTTTGCGGATGAGGTAACGAACCAAGCTCCTTCACTGGTATCAACAACAGTCAACAGCTACAGTTCTCAGAAGGGCTGGGGAAACGCGACATTCATCAGGAGGGCAGACCTGGAGAAGTCAGAGCATCTCAAGGATGATTCCTTCACCATCAGGTGCGATATCGTTGTCATCAGCGACTACCGCGCAGAGGATTTGCCGGAAGACACCCCTGCGACATTTGTCTCTGTCGCCCCATCTGACCTGCACCAGCACCTTGGCGATCTCCTCAAGACCGAGAAGGGCGCCGACGTGGTTTTTGAGGTTGGTGGTCATACGTTCGCAGCGCACCGCTGTGTGCTCGCTGCCCGATCGCCGGTCTTCAGTGCGGAGCTCTTTGGTGGTATGAAGGAGGGCGACACCGCAGGTGTGGTGCGCATAGATGAAATGGAGGCAGATGTGTTCAAGGCGTTGCTCTGTTTTGCGTATACCGACTCCTTACTGGTGACAGaaaacgaagatgaagatgaagatgtcatATGCCAGCATCTGCTCGTTGCAGCCGACAGGTATAACATGGAGAGGCTGAAGAGTATCTGCGAGGAAAAACTATGCAAGTACATCAACGCAGGCACAATAACGACCATCCTGACGTTAGCTGAGCAGCACCACTGTGAGGGCCTAAAGAAGGCATGCTTAAATTTTCTTCGCTCCCCGGCAAATCTTAGGGCTTTGTTGGACAGCGATGGCTTCGATCATCTCAGCAGGAGCTGCCCTTCTGTTATTAAGAATCTGATCGCCATGTCGTCCCTGGTTTAG